The following nucleotide sequence is from Streptomyces brevispora.
TCATTGGTGCGGGCGAAGAGCAGCACCACATCGGCCCAGGTGCCGTTGGTGATGAACGTCTTGGAGCCGTTGATGACGTAGTCCCCGCCGTCCCGCACGGCCCTGGTCGCCAGATTCCCGGCGTCCGACCCGGTGCCCGGTTCGGTGAGGCCGAAGCAGCCCACCGCGTCGCCCGAGGTCAGCCGCGGCAGCCAGTGCCGCTTCTGCTCCTCGTCGCCCCAGCCGGCGACGGTCTTGGCGACCAGCCCCAGAGAGACCGAGACGATGCCCCGGACCGAGGAGTCGCCGCGGCCGAGCTCCTCGGTCACCAGGCAGTACGTGAGGTGGTCGCCGCCCGAGCCGCCGTACTCCTCGGGGACGGTCAGCCCGAGGAAGCCGAGGGAGCCCAGCTTCTTCACGATCGACTTGTCGACGTTCTCGGCCCGGTCCCACTCGACGACGTGCGGGGCGACGTCACGGGCGACGAACTCCTCGGCGAGCTGCCGGACGGCCTTCTGCTCCTCACTGAGCTCCAGGTTCATCGTTCGGCCCTCCACCTTAATTAGCACTGCTAGTTTTATGGCTGGGCCCTACTATGTGCCGCATGGCCCGCCCGCGCAAGCCCCTCCTCAGCAGAGACCGCATCGTCGCGACGGCGGGTGCCCTCGTGGACGCCGAGGGGCTCGACGCGGTCTCCACCCGCCGGCTGGCGGCGGAGCTCGGGGTCAGCGGGCCGTCGCTCTACAACCACTTCCGCAACAAGGACGAGATCCTGGACGCGGTCGCCGACGCCGTCTCCGCGCAGGTCGATCTGTCGATGTTCGACGAGTCCGACAGCCGCGACTGGCGGGCCGCCCTGCACGACTGGGCGGTCTCCTATCGTGCGGCGCTCACCGAGCACCCGCACATCGTCCCGGTGCTCGCCCAGGGCCCCGGCCGCCGCCCGGCCGGCCTGCGGGTCGCGGACGCGGTCTTCGGCGCCATGGTCCGGGCGGGCTGGCCACCGGCCCAGGCCACGTACATCGGCGCGCTGATGCGCTACTTCATCACCGGATCGGCGCTCGGCTCCTTCGCCCGGGGCTTCGTGGACGACGAGACGGCGTACGACCCCGCCGACTACCCGCACCTCGGCCGGGCCCATCTGCTGGCAGAGCACCGCCAGCAGGTCGACGAGGGGGCGTTCGAGACGGGGCTGCGGGCGCTGATCGACGGCCTCGGCATGCAGTACACGCCGCCCGGGGCCGCCGGGACCGACCGGCCTGCGCCGAAGCGCTCCTGACGCGTCCTGGAACACAGGGCACGCCCCGCCCCGGACGTGAACCGGGCCCTCGCCGCGCGGCCGGGCACCGAGCCGTCGGCTATTCGGTAGGCGCCGAACGGTCGCGGCCGTACGGTCAGCACCATGATGACTACCCCCGCACCGGCTCCACGCTCCGACTGGCGGGCCGGCGCCGCCGCCTGCACCACCGTGGTGCTGTGGGCATCCGCGTTCGTCTCCATCCGCAGCGCGGGCGAGGCCTACTCCCCCGGCGCACTGGCCCTCGGGCGGCTGCTGACCGGCTCACTGGCGCTGGGCGCCCTGCTGCTCATCCGGCGCGAAGGGCTGCCGGGGCGGGCGGCCTGGCCCGGGATCATCAAGTCCGGGCTGCTGTGGTTCGGGCTGTACATGGTGGTGCTGAACTGGGGCGAGCAGCAGGTGGACGCCGGCACCGCCGCCATGGTCGTGAACATCGGGCCCCTCCTGATAGCGCTGCTCGGCGCCCGGCTGCTCGGCGAGGGACTGCCGCGCCGGCTGGTGCTGGGCATGGCCGTGTCCTTCGCGGGCGCCGTGGTCGTGGGGCTCTCCATGTCGGGGAAGGGGGGTTCCTCGATCCTGGGCGTGCTGCTCTGTCTGCTGGCCGCGGTGGCGTACGCGGCCGGGGTGGTCGGCCAGAAGCCCGCGCTGGCGCACGGATCGGCGCTCCAGATCACCACGTTCGGCTGCCTGGTCGGCACGGTGGCCTGCCTGCCGTTCTCCGGTGCGCTGGTCTCGGACGCGGCCGGCGCACCCCTGTCCGCGACGCTGAACATGGTCTATCTCGGCCTCTTCCCGACCGCGCTGGCCTTCACC
It contains:
- a CDS encoding DMT family transporter, whose product is MMTTPAPAPRSDWRAGAAACTTVVLWASAFVSIRSAGEAYSPGALALGRLLTGSLALGALLLIRREGLPGRAAWPGIIKSGLLWFGLYMVVLNWGEQQVDAGTAAMVVNIGPLLIALLGARLLGEGLPRRLVLGMAVSFAGAVVVGLSMSGKGGSSILGVLLCLLAAVAYAAGVVGQKPALAHGSALQITTFGCLVGTVACLPFSGALVSDAAGAPLSATLNMVYLGLFPTALAFTTWAYALARTTAGRMGATTYAVPALVVLMAWLLLDEVPAPLTIGGGLLCLAGVAVSRMRQQTGPTRRNPARPMEGTRHDAESRAADRS
- a CDS encoding TetR/AcrR family transcriptional regulator translates to MARPRKPLLSRDRIVATAGALVDAEGLDAVSTRRLAAELGVSGPSLYNHFRNKDEILDAVADAVSAQVDLSMFDESDSRDWRAALHDWAVSYRAALTEHPHIVPVLAQGPGRRPAGLRVADAVFGAMVRAGWPPAQATYIGALMRYFITGSALGSFARGFVDDETAYDPADYPHLGRAHLLAEHRQQVDEGAFETGLRALIDGLGMQYTPPGAAGTDRPAPKRS